The Ictalurus furcatus strain D&B chromosome 12, Billie_1.0, whole genome shotgun sequence nucleotide sequence taaaaagagccgacgtgCTGTCTTccgccattttctttttctgagctTGTCGGCTCCAGtcctgttgcattatgggagTTTTTGACTCGCatagtgtccatcggttgcacactgcaaaatctcTCCAGAAGCAGTAAACCATCTGGGTATTTCACACCTTCtgtttctcgcctactgagaattcagacacaCTATTatctggcgtactgctttttgcctactgtgtagtagggtagtacgaCATTTTGGACGCAGCCATCGCCTGAATGATTCCTTGGATCAATCCTGTGGCACGTGAGGTccgacgtttcttcagttccccattCACAACTTTTGTTCCTACCTGCAATTTGTTGGCTTAATTCATATAAATTTGTATAAGTCAGTGGCTCACAATCACCTTCAGATTTACATGAGCCTTCTAAAATTTTACCACAGAATTCTATAATTCAGGTTCACATGAGATCTGAGATTATTCGAGAATTTCAGAATTTTGGTTCACATGAGGTGGACCTGATTCAGTTTCATGTGAGAGTTCTGGAATTTGGCTTCAAACGTGAATTCTATCATTTAGGTTTAGCAGAGAATTCTAGAATTAAAAATTTAGAATTCAAGCAGCATTATTTCTGAGTTATTGCTGTATAACATCTCAGCCTGGAACGAGAATGTAGAAGTCTGCATAAGATTGAAAATTTTCAGAGGAATATTCATAGCAGGAATTAGGAGTTAATTCTTGAAATAAATTTTAAGCACAACAGTTTTATAGCCACAAATTATGTTAAGTTATCCACACCCCATTTATGAAGtacaagccaaaaaaaaagtgcaaaagaagtttataaaatactaaaaataatgctactaataatataataatgattgGAACCCAAATGAACCAGTCATGTTTTCTAACGTGAATTCAGGTAAACTGGGACAATAAAATCTGCACTGAAATGCTTGAtaataagtcacatgacacattaATTCATTTGACGTCATACAAGGGGGACAAATAGAGAAAATTACGCGCTTTGCCcattttttaaagttgtaaaatgttatatattccACTTTGTATTTATAAGGTGTATATAAAATTAGTTCAAATGTACATATATTCACAAGGTAATCATTTATAACTGAACAATACCAAATGAtctcattaaaaatgatttcagtAACTTTTGATATAAAAACTTTTGATATTCATGTGTATATAGTGACACACATTGAGGATTTCGGAAATTTAAAAACTGTCCCAATATTTCTGAATTCTCCTCAACAACAACTTTTCTACTTCTCCACAACAACAGCAACCCCTATATCAGAGCTGGAGGACAGAAAGAACAGCATAAAGGTAGATCTGGGTTTGGGTTAGTCAGGGTAAGAAAACGGGTTTGCTGTGTTGCACATCTCAGGTGTGTGAGAAAAATAATACGCAGATCATaggaggtaaaaataaataaataaacaaaatccaaGAACCCACAcgtaaataaatagattatttatttccttaatAGACAAATAACTGAAGCACTTTATAACGTTTATTCATGTTAAATTATAATCTACAGAATCCAAATAAATAGAAACGACCAGATGCGTCATTATATGTTGTTACTCAATCAGCCATTATTacattgtggtgtgtgtgtgtgtgtgtgtgtgtgtgtgtgtgtgtgtgtgtgtactctgcATACCGATTAATTCTATGatttaaatcaaatttaaaaaaatattgggaATGATCTGTGATTGTGAACACtgcattaaatgttaaatgaattgAAGTGAGCGCGTGCGCGTCTTTCCTGTCTCACTGCTGCCCCCTATCGCTGCTCTTAACCCATTTAAGAGTACTTTCAAGGCTAAATGCTTTTGTACATCGCCTTTATTCTTAGCTTTGGGGTTACACGTCTTGATCCTTTTTTCTAAGGATTTTTCGACAGCTAGTCGGATTCCAGATCAGCTACTTTACTTCTTCTTTACTCTGCTAAAGTTTTACACACTTAGACTCTTATGATTCTCGTCAAGGAGTCATCTGAAAGGACATCGTAGTGTATGGCATCCTTTCCGAACTTACTTATTAGACATCTCTTCAGTCTTCAAACTCCAAAACgccaaaatattgtttttattttcggAAATACAATATTCCTGTTATAAGACAGTCTTATGCGCACTTATGCGCAATATTTAGGCTAATTAAGTCCTATTTCTCTCAGCAGTATGAAGATGGTGTTGAAGattatgaagatgaagatgacgTCGAGCCTTGAAAATGTTGATTTTTAGCTTATTTGCATcaaatacagcaaaaataataatctccactcacATCTCCTACAGTAGCCTATTCATTGCAGCATGTTTATTAACTCAACACTAGGCTTTCCTCCCTGTGTAGATGCATGCATTTAGAGActgatgcaaaaataataaaaaaaaagtttttcggCTTAtcctataataataaacatctgCTTAGCATTTTTGTTCGTGTCTTTTTATTTCTACTCTCATAATACAGCCATCATTAGATTAATAACTCAAGAACATTCATTTAGCTCAATGAAGTGGCGTTATTGACCATTTTATGTTATTTGTGTATATGAAACATCTTCTAAAAGACGTTAAAATGTTCACTAGACCTCTAAATGGAAGacgtgttttcttttctttttactaggcctatattattatctttttCCTTATTTCACTTAAACTGCACTTACCTGTGTCCTAAAGATCACTGTGCACACTGGGATCTTCAGAAAATGCTTAAAAGCCcgaataatatataataatccATTTGATTGATTAAATGATTTCGTCTTTAATGTCAAATTCATGTAACATCACGCGCAGTATTACCGGAAATGCATGATAATGCGCGCGTGTCGCATCTGAACATCATCTATTTATCTTTATTCACCTGTAATAATGAAATGCAGTGTGTCTCCAGGACATTTTTCTACAGTACATTCATTTTAATCCGCGTTATTTgcattctgtctgttttttttatttttattaccagTTATAGTCTCATGTTAGCAGTTTGGATTTACAGCAACTGTATACCTGTGACACAACGCTCTgatattaacatttaattatggatggtaagaagaaaaaaaaaagtcgctggGAGATCCGGTAATAAGTGGCtgaaaatattaagaaaaatgtTAACATGTTAATATACGTTTTCTTTTTACCTAGAAAGTGTTAAGTATTTAAAATAGAAGGATTAGGAGCTTATAATAATGCGTCAGGTTTCCATCTGCATGTTGTGCACATAAACTTAGGCTAtgtgttaaaaagaaatgatCCAAGTTCTCCAGAAAAATGCGCATTTAACAAGCAGAAACAGTGCAGTAAATTCAACTTAGTCACTTCCAGTAAGTGTTCGTCTTATACACTAGATCATATTTGCGTAGATGTAAAATAAGACTTTATTTTGCGCACGAATGGAAAATGCGCATCGGTTACTCATTTTTCATAGTTAaacatgtaatatttctcaaacaacctctctctctctctctctctctctctctctctctctgagagatAGCTCTCTATAACTTGAGAATACAGATACGGTTCTAAtttgcgcaaaaaaaaaaaatcacttaattTTTCTCTTCAAAAAAATTTCTTCTTATTCTACttcttaaagatttttttttatggatgtttCTGAGTGTTACACACGTTGTCACGTGATCCTGGGGATTAGAAAGGCGCTACATAACCTGAacatacagaaagaaaaaaaaaaatacataaatgaagaagaagaagaagaagaaaggagcgGTGCGGTGACGTTTTGTTCTAAATCTGACGTAGTGAAGGAGATGAGTCTAAAAGGCAAATACCCGGATGTACTGAGCATTAATCTAGAAGCATAATATGAATTTTTAAATTCAATCAGACTTCAATAAATCAAGGTCAAatctgaaatgtaaataaataaaaaaaatatacatacatacacaaccTGTGGTCATAAATTTCAAAGACACCAAACATACACATTAATagtgtttcatatatatatatatatatatatatatatatatatatatatatatatatatatatatatatatagtttagtATAtgatttgtgatttttaaaaaatttagtcttttttttaagaaaagggCTCCGGGAGCTGAacatctatacacacatctaTAATCCCGGACACGGATTCAGCTCACAGCTGAAAATTTTTATAGTGCATGCAAATTTCTCCTCGATCACATTCTGCCATCACGGTTCAGTGTTTCACACagaaaatggaataaaatgttcatatctTGGCATCTTCATATACAGCACATGGTGATGAAAAAGGAGCAGAAACAAATACTTAGCGGTTGTGACTACAGGCTTTAAAAACAAAGGTGGCAGACATTTTTTAGAGTGAAAAAGACCAatttttgtttcctgttttgtgcTGTTGTCAAAAAGAACTAATTAATCATTTCCTACCATAAGAATGTACACTGTTTTGGGAAATTTTCAGTTAATCATAGAACCAACAAGATGCATCCAGAACCTTCTAGAAGGTCTTCAGGGAATCAAAAATGGCTCTTCTATCATTTCACCCTAAAAGAAATCTGAtacctttattttaaatgttcgTTGCAATAACATTATCACTGTTCAcaatattattacaattattagtagtatttttaaaatgatactaCACTGTCTTCAGAAGTCCATAgtccaatttattatttattctccaCTCCTTATCCTGCTTTCCAAACGGATGATATTTTGACGTGTCTACGATAACCATACTGCTCATGTGGAATATTGCAAAATAACTGTAGAAATGTGTAGCTGATCATCGGTCTGTGCGCAACAGGAACAGAATCATCTCTTGTCTTTAAAGAAGCCTTCGTCTGTGTCGCTTTCTTTGATGGTGACAGTTAAAAAGTTTGTTGTCACGTCGGTGATCGTGACCTTCTCCACATTGCTGAAGCAGGGCCTCCATGcgtcctcgtcctcctcctgtTCCGCTTCCTCCTCTGGTTCTCCGAGGATTCGTGCCATGGGGATCTTGGCGATGAGTGAAggctggtgatgatgatgataatgatgatgatgagggtgatgctgatgatgatgttgatgtttGATGGCCAGCGTGTCTCCGTGTTTGAATGCTCTGTGATGTCTGATGTGTTTAAGGTACTTGCGGTGGAAATGACTGCTGGAGTGCTCTCGAGTCCTGCACTCGTCACTTGTTTTGGTCCATTCCAACGTCCGACGAGGAAAGAGGAGAGGGTTCTGTCGCTTTTGAGACCTCGTGCTCAGAGCATCCTCGTCATCCTCGCCCAGTTCGAGACGTGCCATTTTGGACGGGATGCCCGACATGGACTCGTCCATCTTGCTCTTTTCTGAATGTAGGACACTTGAGTAGCCCTCTCTGAATAGTTTGGGCTTGCGACCACGTTTTTTAGGGATGTGGCCCATCCTGCCTGACTCAGCTCTCTGTGACAGAAGGGGACGATGATCTTGGGTCGGTTCCTGGTGGGCGGGTCGGACGCTTTCGCCCCGGTTTACCGTGCTAGGAGGGAAGATGGTTGGAACGATGCTGCGGAGCCCCTCCCTGGCCCTTGGTGTCACCAGAGGCTCGGGGTTCGGGTAGTTAATGCGGATGCTGCGTGAAGATTCACCACGGAACTCATAGGACCTCGCTTTGGCTTTGGCCTGAGCCTACAGGGAGACATCTACcagttatatatttacaaacaggacaaacattttaaaacacgcatttaaaaacattataaatgttaaatatgctTTCATGTACTCTTAGAAGGTTCTCTAAGGTTCTCACACTCTTGTCTCTGGGGTGGTACCTTTATCATTTGTaccttttatatttttcacCTGGAAATATAGATATAGtcactaaatattaaaatggACCATAAATCCATAAATGTACAATTCCTTTAAAGAAAAGCTCTAAAGCTACACTACATGCGGCTTTCTAAGTAAACCATAcacattaaaggtacaaaactgGTACACTTGATGGTACCATCCCAGCAAAAAGGAAAAGTACCATTCATGTACCCTTTTTTTCTGAGTGTGCATAATGGAGAATCGTTTTGCAATACGAAGAACCATCATATACACACTTACGATGGGGAAATAATACAGAATTCTAATAAAGAAAATGCTTAAAGATCATGGAGACATGCTTTGCACCTATATTTTATTTGGAaaccttaaaaataaatgaagttacatttattcataataaggaacataataaagtaaaagataccagcaacaaggaaaagtgtctttatttctgagagtgtaggcCTTGcttttcagaaaaggttccaagtagaaccacTGTACAAATCTTGGATCAAAATCCTGTTTATCTCAATGCTGTAGTAAAGAAGCCTTTCTCACTCTCTAAGAATAAAAAGGTACCAAACAGTACATTTGTACCTTTAATGTATGTAAAGGGTTCCTGTAAAGGTAATGTAGACACTAGAGGTGGACAATGTGACCCTTACGAGAAGGAAAAGAAGTTCcctgtgatataaatatttattatgggGAAATTATTGCTCATTGTGACAccaagggtttttttcttccaggAACTAATAATGGTTCTTCTACGGCAACCTTTCcgtacacatttatttttatgcttCCATGCCTTCATGAATTCTCCACAATAATAAAGCTACATTTATAAAGACATAATTATCATGTGCAGACACTCTGGCTTCGTTCTCAGTTCCTGTACCTTCATCAGGAAGGTCTTGAGTTTCGGTCCTCTCTTCTTGGGCCCGAAAAGTTCTCTTTCACGCtccctggacaaaaaaaaaaaaaagcagccatGCCCACTTGAGAACCAATGAAGTGGAACCACATGACCAACAGaccatgcattttatttcatatcattGGTTTACCTTTCCTCAAAAGCAGCAAAAAGCCGAGAGTCCAGAATGTTTTCTTCCGGTTCCCAGGTGCTGTACCTATGAGGAACATGGGGATGTGTTGCATTAATTCGCCTGCTgcagcatgtgtatgtgtgtgtgtgtgtgtgtgtgtgtgttttgcatgcATGTGGTTCTGGTTTGACAGCCAGCCATCGTCGGCATCTTTAAAACAAATCATCCAAAATATGAAAACCCCACAGAGATCATGTCTGTGGTTAAATACTCACTTCTGTGACCAACCTTTCCATTTCACCAGATACTCCATCCGACCCTGCGCCATCACAcatgcaagaaaagaaaaacatttatttgtggtTAGCTCCAAGCCTGCAGAAGCAGCATTGgcggtggtggtgttggtggagGCTGAAATGCCAATAACACGTTCACACACGCATGCATTGTGGAAATAATTTCTAAACAACGGCACATTTTAATCGAAAACACAAAACGCACTCTTCTGATCCGCCGTTTGATGATCGATTCGGCGGCGAAGACTCTCTCTCCGACAGCAGACAGCTCCATGTTTTCTTCCCCCGTTAGCTTTAGCCGCGCCAGGCGAGCctgctgatctctctctctctctgtctctctcgcgctctctctctctctctttcgggCG carries:
- the cbx8b gene encoding chromobox protein homolog 8b, coding for MELSAVGERVFAAESIIKRRIRRGRMEYLVKWKGWSQKYSTWEPEENILDSRLFAAFEERERERELFGPKKRGPKLKTFLMKAQAKAKARSYEFRGESSRSIRINYPNPEPLVTPRAREGLRSIVPTIFPPSTVNRGESVRPAHQEPTQDHRPLLSQRAESGRMGHIPKKRGRKPKLFREGYSSVLHSEKSKMDESMSGIPSKMARLELGEDDEDALSTRSQKRQNPLLFPRRTLEWTKTSDECRTREHSSSHFHRKYLKHIRHHRAFKHGDTLAIKHQHHHQHHPHHHHYHHHHQPSLIAKIPMARILGEPEEEAEQEEDEDAWRPCFSNVEKVTITDVTTNFLTVTIKESDTDEGFFKDKR